Within Lolium rigidum isolate FL_2022 chromosome 5, APGP_CSIRO_Lrig_0.1, whole genome shotgun sequence, the genomic segment GTTCATGATATCGAGACCAAGTGAGCATGCATCTTCGCCCTGTGTTGTTTGGCGTCTGTCGTCTTGCCTAATGAACTGAAGCTCGAAATTGTTAGCGCGCAGCCGCTATGATCCAAATCATGACTGCTAGTTGAACCTTGATCAGTTCAGATGATTATTTGTTTGCCCGATAGACTAACCTCTGTAGCATAGGGCAGCGACCAGGTAGATTGTGATTGATTTGCTATCACTTGTATGTTACAGAACTAGAATAGCTGGTTCCGAAACATGGGGTCGGTGTACTCACTATCACTGTAAGAAGATGATATCTTGAGAGCCTgtatctagttggatcttatgcaCCTCTGGTTCCGTTGAAATATGTATTGATATTCATATTTTGTCAATACTGTGCTGCAGTGTGGTGCTCAGTTTATTGATTCACATGGTGTAAATGCTTATTGATCTGTGCAGTTGGGCGTACTCTGATGGGAAGCATTGGGAACAATCTGTATGGGGGTGTTAACTCGTCTGTTGAAACAGTGGCAGGGTCATCTCGCTGTGATGCTATCAGTCAGGTATTACTGCTTTGCTCAAGCATATATCTTTCCTTCACCTTAACACACCCTCAAATATCTTCTCTTCTGAAAATTTATCATCAGTTAGAAAAGTAGCACAATATTTTGTAAGAGTTTTGTTAGCTTCTTATAGGGTGTTTGTGGCTCAAAGATTCTAAAGTGCATATTCTCCCGCCCACCCCCCTCCCCCTTCCCCCAATGACATTGGTATTTAATTATAATTATCATGTTGCTTGCTTTATATAGTTCAATAGCTTGTGGTTAAAATTGTTGTCAAGATCTAGGACTTTTGTAGTTGCTAGCGATGTCATCATGATTACAGACTAGATCCCGATGACATATTGGACTATGTGTTTCATTTACAAGGCATTCTTTTTactactcttcagtgtccatgaacattttcctagttattttagatGTTCTCAGAACCAGCATAGAGATTAAGTGTTTGAACTTAGTTTTTGAAAAAGTTATCAGTTGCTAGAGTACGTAGACCTCTTGAAGTGGCTTTATGCATTTATGTTTTCGAAGAAGTGAAGCAGCAACATGTGTTAAGTGTTATTATTCTGATTTCAGCAAATCAGGACATTCATCCAGATGAGAACCAACCTCAAGGTGGTAGACAACTCTGGAGCCAAGCGGGTCATGTGCATACAGTCCTTGAGGGGGAAGAAAGGAGCGAGGCTCGGGGACATGATAATTGGTTCCGTGAAGGAAGCACAACCCCGTGGCAAGGTCAAGAAAGGTGATGTAGTCTACGGGGTGGTCGTCCGTGCTGCTATGAAGAAAGGACGAAGTGATGGCAGCGAGGTCCAGTTCGATGACAATGCTATAGTCATCGTGAACAACAAGGGCGAGCTGATTGGCACTCGCGTCTTTGGTCCTGTTCCCCACGAGCTCAGGAAGAAGAAGCATCTCAAGATCTTGGCGCTGGCTGAGCACATAGTTTGAGACGTCGAGCTGTGCTTAGGCATATCTATCTGTTTGTTCTGGGGAATGAAACGAACACGTGGTCGTCTTCAAGACTGCTCTGGGGATGTTTTGGTTGCTGCCCTGCTGTTATTGTGTTCCACTTTCTTTTTTCTTGATAGTTTGTGTTTGGAAAAATCTACTCTAAACTAGTTATGTGCATTGCTTACTTTTCTCGCTTTTACCTGCGAGTTTAATGAGCAATTGAAAACTTGGATCGAATCTAGGCACTAACGGGCAAAGCGGATTTGGAATTTACTTTAAGGAATCGGGCACTTGGTAAGCTTGCTAATATCTTTCAGAGGTTACTTGGATTTGGTGTAAACTTAGTGTGTCCACTGATATTTAGCTCAAAGTTAAAATAAATAACTGGTGGGGTCACTAGTCTACACCCATTCCAAGCGGAGCCTTTCCTTATGATTGCCTTTTTGCTTAGTTGGTAACGAAGGCATTTAACCTTTAAGTATTGTAAATTTCTTGACGAGCTTATCTAGCTTATCGAGTTAAGCCAAGCTTGGATTTTGAGCTTGTCAAGTTAGCGAGCCGAGTTGACCTAGCTCGATCGATAGCTGACGAGTATTTTTCGAGTCGAGCCAAGTCATGCTGCCGATATCCAACCCTGGTATCCTATCATTACATTCCTCAAATTTATCATGGATTTATTTTCAGCGTATATATTTGGAGTCTAATTTTAGCAAGATTAAATCTTTGTTGGCGCAGATTTCGGTGACGTAACAATAACATCAGGTGATTTTGGGTCACTGACATATGGACCCGCCATATGGTGGACCCACATGCCACTGACCCTAAACTGCACGTATTCgtcaaaacaacaacaaaaaaattgtacGTTCTCCTCTGAAGATTTTCGGGGGCATGCAGAACTTGAGAGTTTGTTGCCAAGTTTGGATGGCTGGTCAGAGTTAGGCCTATAACTAAGGAGATCCGTTAGAGCAATCCCGGCCTCGCTttccctcctctcctctctcgtCCATGGCGACGTAATCTTGCGGCTAGCCACTCAGAACTTGATCGAGGTGGCGGTGATCAATCGGATCGATCGGGCGATGGAGAACGAGGTGTGGACGCCGCGGCGGTCGAGCCGGAGCAGCAGCATCGGGAGCGCGGGGAGCGGCAGCGCCGGGAGCGGGAACAACATCGAGTACACGAGCCTCCGCGACATGCTGCTGGAAGggagcggcggcagcagcggcggggaGAACCACGTCGTCAGCTGGGGGATCCGCGGGGGGAGCTGGCGGGAGTGCAACAGCGACAACATCCACGAGTTCGACGCGTCCAACATCGGCATCCGGAACCAGCTGCTGAAGCACGCGGCGTCGGCGTACCTGCAGTCGGCGGTGGTcgtgggcggcggcgccggcggcgcgcgggaggGCCAGGGGTGCTGCCTCGTCCGGCTCTGGCGCCGCGTCGCCGGCAGCGTGCGCGTCAGCGGGCGGGGGCGGGTGCTGATGCGGGCTTGCTCATGGCAGGGCTGCGTCTACGACATGCCCGCCGAGCTATGCGCCCGGGTCGCCGCCTTCTTCGCCGGCATCTGGACCTAGCTAGGCGGCCACCGGTAGGCCATAGGCGACGGTGCTTCCTCGTTTCGTGTTGTTGTTGTTAGATCTTGCATGTCAGATGCATGCTGGGTTGACCACTGCATGTTTAgtcagatagcacccctcattaaCCGGTAGTCTTATTTGTCAGGGAATACCTTGTATCTTAATTAGGAGCTGCGGCATCAGCGTTTTGTGGTATGATCGGAAGAAAAAGGAGAGATTTAGCTTCTTGATATGATTAAGAAATGACATTGCTACTACTAATTGtgaaaagatagaactaagaagatATTTGGTGTTCAATGTTGGTTGTAGTTGTTTTTTTTAGAATTCGGCAGGTGAGCTGTTCGATATATTAATAGAAGAGGGTTCACAATACAACAACGAGAATAAAAAGGGCCAAACCACTATTGAGAAAAAATAGCCCTAGTCAACTAGACAACTACTCGGCGAGGTGTGGAGATCTTCGCGCCCGCTAGGTCCCAAGTCGCGGCCTCGTCAGCAATCTTGGCGAGCAAAGACACCACCGTCGAGGTGAACGCACGGAAGGTACGGGCGTTACGCTCTAGCCAAATGTGCCAGAGGACAAGCATAGCACATGACCGCACCCGGGAGGCTTCAGCGTTTGGCAGCCCCGCGGCCAGGCTGCACATCCAGTCCACGACCCTTGGGTGCACCTCCCAGTTGGCGGGGTCCAGGGTTGGCGCCGCCGCAAGCGTGGCAACCTTCTCCCAAATCCTGTGCGATAGGGGGCAATCGACGAACAGGTGCATGCAAGTCTCGAGGGTTGTTTGGAGTTGTTGCTTAAGGAGAGACTGCCAATGAAAACCTATCTCTGAGGTGGAGGCTCAATTTTCTCCGGCGTTGAGGAGAGTTGTCTTCTTGTAGCTAACCACAATTTAATTGTTTGCTTATTACTCCCCGTTTCAACGAATAAGATTTCTTTTACAAAGTTAAGCTAACTAAAGTTTGATTGAATTTTTAGGAAAATTAATCAACAACTATGATATTTTATAGTATATCATATTAATATATTTCATGCTGCATCTAATAATAGTGATTTTGTTAACTACTTTTTAAAAAACTTGATCAAACATTTGATTTTCAAAAACAATATAAACCTTATTTATTCGACTGGAGGTAATATCTCCTAGGCCAAGTAAGTATGTCTAGAAGCGCCACGAAGGCAAGATACTCCGTATTATATTATATGAAGGTGATTAAGAAATGAAAcaatgaaactaaattggaaaggaTTCATGCATATGCGAGATACAGACTGTGTTGCACCATCCTCCCACCCGAAAAACAAACAACCCTCGAGAATATGTAGCTTGGGAAAAATAACAAGTTACGTACTGAAATTCAAAAATATGTAGCTTGGGAAAAAATAACAAGTTTTATAGTGAACAGTCTGAAGAAATCCTGTAACTTTCCAAAAGGCATGTAACTTAGTACACGAACACCATGTAATTAAGAAATTTTGTAAGTATAGTCAAATTCCAAACTGTTCTAATTAGGTTCTGCGGTACCCATGTGCCAGAAAATCGCTTTAGCTCCACACACCATAGATAGTCTTTAGGCTCTTAGCCTACTCCTACGGTTATGTGGGAGACCCTACTCACCGTCTCACCCCATGTCTACCATAAAACAAACTTTCAATGTGAAGCGTGCATGACTAGGACTCAAATAAAACATACTAAGAAAATATTTGTACTcacttttttgtttttcttgtgaAAAAAGGACTATATACCCTAGTGCACCTGAGTCAAACCTGTCTCGTAAAGACGAATCTTTTTTGTTGGAATGAGACGTTTTCACAGATATCACGACATTCATGAGTTGTCAACCTTAAGATCTAATATGTCTGCTCCGTTTTTCAAATATGCTCATAGGGGTAAAGCGTGTATATACGTTTTTAGAGGTGAATGT encodes:
- the LOC124653801 gene encoding 50S ribosomal protein HLP, mitochondrial-like, producing the protein MAAFLRSKCSSVGRTLMGSIGNNLYGGVNSSVETVAGSSRCDAISQQIRTFIQMRTNLKVVDNSGAKRVMCIQSLRGKKGARLGDMIIGSVKEAQPRGKVKKGDVVYGVVVRAAMKKGRSDGSEVQFDDNAIVIVNNKGELIGTRVFGPVPHELRKKKHLKILALAEHIV